From the Trifolium pratense cultivar HEN17-A07 linkage group LG4, ARS_RC_1.1, whole genome shotgun sequence genome, the window TCAAGTTTTGTAACTTTATACTCGGTTGTGCTTTCTGGACATGTTGAATACAGATTTTAGAAATCAAAATTATCATTAGCATGGATatgtaatttcttgaaaaatTAGCTACTTAAATATGCTCTTTTCAAAATAATGATTTGAGTGGTGAGAAATTGTTGAGATATTTCTTCCCAGAACATAGATCTTTTACTTTACTGTGTACCGAAATACGCAAGCGTCTTTGCAACATTATGTTTGTATTTTCTGAAAGTTTGTTAgagtttatatatattttttaatgtagTTTTAACATTTTGCTCTCTCATTCTTTCAAGAGTATATTTATGCTTAATCTCTATATAAGTCCTGCGGAGGTTTCAAATTATTTGGTGTTTAGGGTTTGTTATGTGGCCTATAACTGTCGTAATCCCTATATAAAAGTGGTAGCAAAGACAACTAGCCGTCCTAAGATAGATTTGGCATTAGAATACTCAAGTAAATTACACATTCTTAGATGAAACGTTAGAAGTAAAATACAATATAGAATTTTCACAATTTCACTGCAATTCCATTCGTCTACACAAATGACAAATATTGTCCAATGTGTCAAGAAATAAGAAAGCAACAGAAGATAATAAAGGTTGAAGCTATAGACAAAATCTCCAGCTGATTTTATTAATCCAACAAACTATATGTTATTAACAACACTGAATCTGATTATCTCTTAACTATTACACATTTCCTTTTCTCTTCCCTTGTGTCTTTCATTTGTTCACCACCTTTGACAaaaatggtttcttcctccatTCCAGATCACACACTATTTCTTGCATTCATGTTCTTTTCTGCCACACTTATGCTACTTCAATTGCCACAAACCAATGGAACAAATTTCTCATACCCTTTAAATTCCACTCCTTCCTATGACACATATGTTGCATACTCTGCTCAGTCTCCAAATTTTTTAACCCTCACAAGCATATCTGATATTTTTGACACCAGTCCTCTATCCATTGCAAGAACAAGCAACATAAAAGATGAAAATATGAACCTCATTCCAGGCCAGCTTTTGCTGATACCTATAACTTGTGGTTGCAGTGGAAATGGAAACTACTCTTTTGCCAATATTTCACACTTGATCAAACAAGGTGAAAGTTTCTATTACCTTTCAACCATTTCATATCAGAATCTCACTAATTGGATGACAGTGGAAGATTCAAACCCAAACTTGAATCCATATATGTTGACAGTAGGCACCAAAGTAATCATTCCTATATTCTGTAGCTGCCCTTCAAAAGGGATAGACTTAGAGTACTTGATTACTTATATATGGAAGCCTAATGACAATCTTACCCTTGTAGCTTCCATGTTTGGTGCATCACCACATGACATAATCACTGCAAATGCAAACAAATTTGGTCAAAACTTCACTGCTGCAGCCAACCTTCCAGTTTTTATCCCAGTGAAAAACTTACCAGCTCTTTCTCAATTATATTCTTCACCGGAAAGAAAAAGAACTAATCATTTTCAGATTATCATTTCCATTGGCATTAGTCTAGGATGCACTCTTCTGATATCACTGTCATTATTACTTGTTTATGTATATTGTTTGAGGAAAAGAGAGGCTTGTGAGAATAAGTGTGTGCCCTCTAAGTTAATTTCTGAAGTTTCAAACTATGTAAGTAAGCCAGAAGTGTATGAAGTTAGTATGATTATGCAAGCTACAATGAACCTCCATGAACGGTGTAGGATAGGGAAATCGATGTACAAGGCTAAAATCGATGGTCATGTTTTAGCTGTGAAAAATGTAAAGGAAGATATCACAGTCACAGAAGAGTTGATGATTCTACAGAAAGTAAATCATGCAAATCTTGTGAAACTAATTGGTGTCTCTTCTGGATATGATGGTGTAAATCACTTTCTTGTGTATGAATATGCTGAAAATGGATCTCTTTATAACTGGTTGTTCTCTGAGTTTTTCACTCTTAGTTGGAGTCAAAGGTTAAGCATAGCAATTGATGTTGCAATTGGTCTGCAATACATGCATGAACACACACAACCAAGTATAGTCCATAGGAAAATCAAATCAAGTAACATTCTTCTTGACTCAAACTTTAAGGCCAAGATATCAAATTTTTCTGTTGCAAGAACTACAAAGAATCCTATGataacaaaagttgatgttttTGCTTATGGGGTGATTCTGTTGGAGTTAATAACAGGAAAGAAGTTTTTGTCGTGTATCGAAAATGCTGAGGTGAATATTTTGTGGAAAGATATTAAGGGAGTTTTTGATATAGAAGAAAAGAGAGAGGAAAGAGTTAGAAAATGGATTGATCCTAAGTTGGGGAGGATTTATAATGTTGTTGAAGCTATGAGTTTGTTCTCTTTGGCTATGAATTGCATAAAAGAACAAGTTTTGTTAAGACCAACTATGGGAGAAGTTGTTCTTAGCCTTTCTCTTCTCACTCAACACTCTCCTACTTTGTTAGAGAGATCTACTTATGGATTAGATGTTGAGGTTATTACTGGAGTGGTTAATTCCATCATAGCTCGTTGAGTGAGGGAATGCAAATTTTGTATATTGTTTATGCCTTAAATTAGTATAAAAATTGTGCAAGATTATAAGAATGTGTAGAAATAATTGGTAGGAACATATGAATGGTTAGATTGCTATGTATACTGTACTACATATGATACAAGTTTTGTTCATATTAGAACTATTTTGCATATAATCTCTTGGTCCTTATTATCTGcctataaaatattgtttatggcTATTGTAAAATACGTGTACTTGTTAATCAATATTGCATAATTCAAAACGAATGCATCAATAGTAGAATGTATAGTAATAATTagcttttttttagtataacaAGTGGGATTGAATCCTCAACCAATACAAGTCAGAACCTCCCAAAGTATATGCTACAAGCCTAACTTTAAATATACATACTAACTACACTGTTCTCAATACATAAATAATGAAGTTTCAATAGACTTGGAAACAAatttcctttatttattttaatcccATTCTCCAATTGATGAGGTCTATTTGCTGTATTTCTTTTAAAGTACATAAGATTTTTTCAAGAGGAAAGTATATTTCATAATTAGATAGTAAAACTTAATCTCTCAAATCAATAAGATCACAGAGGGTGAACAACTCTTCCACACATATTTTAACTCAACATATTGAGGTTTTACTGCATTGTAACACACCGGATGATCTTGTCAATGATCTCACAAATTTGGCATCAGCAACTTTAAAACTTTGTTCAGGGGTATAATTCGGTTTTTTCACTTGTCCGCCTTTTGTTTCCATGAAGGATGCTCCATTTTCAAAAGCATCCCCAACTGAATAAAATTCCCACATATCTCCAATTCTGTTACTACTTTTTCTCCATGTCACCTACACACATtatgtaattaattaatcaattactCAACTAATATAACACATAGTACCCATTTTATAAATGACACAAAGTTTTAAGTATTGCTTGTATTAATTACCTCCTTTTTTCCCGTGGTTGGTGCTATAAAGAGGTTTGATTGGCTTTTGAGGCTTGGTTCCATACTTCCACCTATTGCATATTGCACCCATCCCATGTACAAATTATTCGCAACATGTGCATATCCATGACGAATTCTGTATAGTtttcaattaataataaaaacaattaataacttttgaaagaaaaatgttaactactaatttagtttattgtcaaaattattaattttacaaCTATTAATTACCTAGGCATGCGTTGGTTGCAATTAGGTCCAAAATAATTGTATACAACAGTGACTTTCATGTTTTTATCTCTCACAAATCCATCATCGTGTCCAAGAAGCATAACCTTATTTTGCTCTCTAAACCAGTTGTTGGAGATTGTAATATCAGTGGAACCTCGTGTAACGTCTAGAAGACCATCTTGGCAATCATAAAGTGTGTTATGATCAATCCAAATCTTTGACGCTGAAACCAATCTAATTGCATCTCCATCCACTTGACCCAATGGCATTATATTTCCATTGGGACCCATCACCATTCCAGCAGCTTGAGGTCGACAATGATGAACCCTAATCCCGTGGATGATTATGTttgttgtctaattacaaataATAAACATGTATTCTAAGTTAGGAATTGACAGATTTGtgcttaaaatataaaaagaagaaatttaaaaataatagtaatcgTATAAATCcgaatgaaaaataaattatgggcAAAAGTTAGAGAAATAAAGAAGATAAAAATATCTCTAATTTTAATGTTATATAAATGATAGAGatgataaaataaagaaaacttgtttttattttctgatCATCTCCCACAATATAATGGTGTAGCAATTTTTTAACTAGGCCAACCTAGGTAGAACTTTTTtacatgaaatttgttttactgCACCGCAGTTGTGGGAGATAATCCAATTGGCCATTTGTTTCATCTATAATTTTCCTCTTAAATTcaattcttttaattaatatcaagttgattgttaatcattaCCTTATATATCATCAAGCACGCATTATCAGCAATGTGGACATTGACACCCCGACCGTCAATGGTGGTGAAACTACTAATGAGAAGGGGTTTCTCAAGCTTAATGTTCATATCCTTTTGAAATGTGATCCAAACTTTACCTTGAATTCTAGAAGCTCCATATCTCAAAGTTCCAGGTCTTGGGTTTAAAGGGTGGTCACTAGGATCAGTAACTTTATAATGGATTAGGTCTTTACCTATGTTGTTTGTCATTTTTCCTGCAAAGCCTACCGAGCAAACAGCAAGTTGTTGTCGATGTTTCCTCCATTCAGGATTGAGTCTCCAACATTGATCAATCACATTCATTTGCATGCCTTCAATCTTAGATTGCTTGGTAGAACTAACATTTGTAGTGAAAAATGTGACCATAACAACAAGTAGAATAAAGCACCAAAAGATGGAGttgattaatttattaaaagCCATGGTTCAAAATACTTGTTTAATtatgaattaattataatactAATTGAGTTATTGAGAAGATAGGGATGGTAAGAAGGAAGAGGGTTGCATGGTTTTTATATGGGAGAATAATGGTGTGAAGTGATAGTATAGGTTAAAGTTGTTAGTTTGTTAATGGTGGGAGCAAGTGATAACATAGGTTAAAGTTGTTAGTGATTGTTTGGTGCTTGGAAGTTTGTTCAAGTTGTTGTGTCGAGCTCTAGCCAAGGGACTCACTCGTTAAGAGGGGaactaaaaatagaaaagtGTGGGTTTAGTTTGTTTTAACTCCTTAGTTTAAATTTAGACAATAATTAACTAGCGAAGGAGATGTATGGGAAGCAATAATACAAATGGGTTTGGCGAACAAAAAATTGTCTATGACAATCTTATTGTTATTGTATTTGTTAATAACTTAATATATCTATGTTTGATGGAGTtaatttgtgtagtttaaaAATGATTGATATCAATATATTACATGATATATACTATTACTAACCCACCTGGGTTGTCCTTCGTTGAGAATTTGGAGAGTTCTCCTTCCCTTTCTTTTCATGTCAATTTTGGTGGTTAATTCATagagtagaaaaaaaaaatctgattttatATAGAGTCATCGCAAGTGGATGATGAGATTGGTCGTCTCGAATTAGCTGGTACTTAGACTaaatattgagttttttttttttaaatgatatacTATTACTATTGGaatgtgtaattttttaatcattattttttaagaaaatattctTCTAATGTGCTAAATTAAACTCCACCATGAACAACTAGCCACATTAATGACATAGCTcggaatattttctaatattttgtgagCAAGAATTAATTGTgagttttgattttaataaaaactgGTTGATTTTATTGCAATTCATTTGATGATGTTTAGATTCGACAAATTTGATTAATAATAATGGGCTTTggatttaattttgatttgtgcagaaacaaagtgtaggctcAACCTTTAGTCTATAATGAATGGTACTAGAGTTGTGATCTTATAAATAGATTGACTATGTCTCCTTTGCCGCCACGCTGAAATAAACTTGTTTGTGGTTTGTCCCATTAAGAACCTCAAATCCTAGAGCATGTGATCAGACAAAGGAAGAGTTGGTCATATAATACTTACCAaataagtgtgttctaatttcatataatatatcgatatCTAAGAGCCTATTCTTTTATGGTTctctaaaatatataatttttttttaaaagtttaaacaAATGATCCATATTTTCACCATTAATATAATCCCTAAAAAATGAACTAAGTAAGTAGACATGATATGTTACTTTCCTCGGTTTTCCAACTAGTTCCTGTCTTGGGATCccttttattccttttttttttaaagcaatcCTTATTGTCACATGTATACCAGTCATCAAGCCCCATCATAAAAAATGGCCACGTCAGCATGTCACATCAAAGTTGGTTAGCCAAGTTTAATAGCATGGACCATTTTTTGAAACAGAAAATTTTAGAGGGACCaatatttgaagaaattttttttggggACGAAAAACAAAACTTTGAATATTTATGAGTATCAATAACATATTTATCCCTTATAAGAATGTGTAGAAATAATTGGTAGcaacaatttttctttgaatAGTTAGATTGATATGTATAGTATACTATACATATGATACAAGTTTTGTTCATATTAGAACTATTTTGCAATTATATGTATTGTATCTTAGATACTTTATTTGTGTATAGAAACTGTATTTGTGGAGTTTGTACTAGAATTGAATATATACACTGCTGCTCATGGCCTAGGTAGGCGTAGCTATGAATTTAGGTTCTCTTTTATGGTTTGAGAATGTCTCTGATCCTGTCTGATCTATTATACTATATGAACTTATTGATTATAATGAATGAGATATTTtccgataaaaaaaatttattttaaagtttcgTGCCTTTGTTCCTCTAACTTAGTGAACAACAAATATAGTCCTTTTAACATACAATAATTCCTAAAAGTCATTTTGTGATTATCATTCAAGTGAACTTAATATATATGTCTAATTATGATCAAGTCTATGATGTACAAGTTCATATAAGTTTTTCACCATCCACAACGATTAAATTAATAAGTTTTACCATTGGATCAAATGTGATATGATGTCACATATTGACTCAATGACAAAAGTAAATTTGTGCATAGTAACAAATTTGTTTCACTTGTGCATATTAGACAAAGTGCAAAATTATTGTATCAATAGTAAAAGATCCGTTTGCATATGTAAGTTTGGTCCAAGAGCTTTGTGCTAGTGAATAGCGATGAGAGTTTGATCTTGTAATAACTCAAGAAATATAGTTCAAATTTCACCGGAGatgattttaaaatgaaaattagtatcactttaattattaataacaatttttcccttttacaatttttttttttttaaaaagagggAATATAAAATTTAACGTTTTCCTTCCCTTTGTAAATACTGGACtagattttataaatatttaaatgtttTCAATAAATAAGTGTAAAATACTTGTTTATGACTATTGGATCAATACAAGTCAGGCCCATTCCAGATTAAAACTCCCAAAGTACATGCTACAAGCCTAATTTAAAGTATACATACTAATTACACTGTTTTCAATACATAAATAGTGGAGTTTCAATGGATTGGGGGAGCAAATTTCcgtcatttattttattaagatgttttctcttcccacctcccgtgaatcttctataccccccaatattccaattttgcccttgcagaaaaatttggttcgcagaaaccgaatttttactagtgcaaattcagagtaaatttcagtttttagaaaccgaaatttgttttcaaggcaaaaaaaaaacttcggtttctacgaaccgaagttttttcaagggcaaaattggaaactcagGGGGGATAATAGATTCAcggggggtgggaagagaaaacatcttttattaatttgaatCTCATTCTCCAATTGATGAGGTCTATCTGCAGTATTTCTTTTAAAGTACATAAGATTTTTTCAAGAAGAAAGTATATTCATAAATAGATAGTAAAATGCAATCTCTCAAATCAATAAGATCATGAAGGGTGAACAACTATTGCACACAAATTTTAACTCAACATATTGAGGTTTTACTGCATTGTAATACACCAGATGATCTTGTCAATGATCTCACAAATTTGGCATCAACAACTTTAAAATTTTGTACAGGGCTATAATTCAGTTTTTTCACTTGTCCACCTTTTGTTTCCATGAAAGATGCTCCATTTTCAAAAGCATCCCCAACTGAATAAAATTCCCACATGTCTCCAATTCCGTTACTACTTTTTCTCCATGTCACCTACACACATtatgtaattaattaatcaattactCAACTAATATAACATATAGTACCCATTTTATAAATGACACAAAGCTTTGCGTATTGCTTGAAATAATTACCTCCTTATTCCCTGTGGTTGGCGCTATAAAGAGGTTTGCTTGGCTTTTGAGGCTTGGTTGCATATTTCCTCCTATTGCATATTGGACCCATCCCATGTACAAATTATTCGCAACATGTGCATATCCATAACGAATTCTGTAAAGTtttcaattaataataaaaatagttaaTACAGTAACttttggaaaaaatttattttttaactactaatttactttattgtaaaaattattaattttgtaattgTTAATTACCTAGGCATGCGTTGTTGGCAATTAGGTCCAAAATAATTGTATACAACAGTGACTTTCATGTTTTTGTCTCTCACAAATCCATCATCATGTCCAAGAAGCATAACCTTATTTTGCTCTCTAAACCAATTGTTGGAGATTGTAATATCGGTGGAACCTCGTGTAACGTCTAGAAGACCATCTTGGCAATCAAAAAGTGTGTTATGATCAATCCAAATCTTTGAAGCTGAAACCAATCTAATTGCATCTCCATCCACTTGACCCAATGAAATTATATTTCCATTGGGACCCATCACCATTCCAGCAGCTTGAGGTCGACAATGATGAACCCTAATCCCATGGATGATTATGTTTGTTGCCTAATTACAAATAATAAACATGTATTCTAAGTTAGGAATTGGTAGATATGtgtttgaaatataaaaagaagaaatttaaaaataataaaaataataattgtataaaTCGgaatgaaaaataagttattgaCAAAAGTTagagaaaaaaatcaaaatatctcTAATGTTAATGTTATATAAATGATAGACAtgataaaataaagaattttttttttgttttggaccATCTCCCACAATATAATGGTGtagcaatttttttaattaggcCAACCTAGGTAGAACTTTTTTACgcaaaattt encodes:
- the LOC123923533 gene encoding serine/threonine receptor-like kinase NFP produces the protein MVSSSIPDHTLFLAFMFFSATLMLLQLPQTNGTNFSYPLNSTPSYDTYVAYSAQSPNFLTLTSISDIFDTSPLSIARTSNIKDENMNLIPGQLLLIPITCGCSGNGNYSFANISHLIKQGESFYYLSTISYQNLTNWMTVEDSNPNLNPYMLTVGTKVIIPIFCSCPSKGIDLEYLITYIWKPNDNLTLVASMFGASPHDIITANANKFGQNFTAAANLPVFIPVKNLPALSQLYSSPERKRTNHFQIIISIGISLGCTLLISLSLLLVYVYCLRKREACENKCVPSKLISEVSNYVSKPEVYEVSMIMQATMNLHERCRIGKSMYKAKIDGHVLAVKNVKEDITVTEELMILQKVNHANLVKLIGVSSGYDGVNHFLVYEYAENGSLYNWLFSEFFTLSWSQRLSIAIDVAIGLQYMHEHTQPSIVHRKIKSSNILLDSNFKAKISNFSVARTTKNPMITKVDVFAYGVILLELITGKKFLSCIENAEVNILWKDIKGVFDIEEKREERVRKWIDPKLGRIYNVVEAMSLFSLAMNCIKEQVLLRPTMGEVVLSLSLLTQHSPTLLERSTYGLDVEVITGVVNSIIAR
- the LOC123882000 gene encoding probable pectate lyase 4, translating into MAFNKLINSIFWCFILLVVMVTFFTTNVSSTKQSKIEGMQMNVIDQCWRLNPEWRKHRQQLAVCSVGFAGKMTNNIGKDLIHYKVTDPSDHPLNPRPGTLRYGASRIQGKVWITFQKDMNIKLEKPLLISSFTTIDGRGVNVHIADNACLMIYKTTNIIIHGIRVHHCRPQAAGMVMGPNGNIMPLGQVDGDAIRLVSASKIWIDHNTLYDCQDGLLDVTRGSTDITISNNWFREQNKVMLLGHDDGFVRDKNMKVTVVYNYFGPNCNQRMPRIRHGYAHVANNLYMGWVQYAIGGSMEPSLKSQSNLFIAPTTGKKEVTWRKSSNRIGDMWEFYSVGDAFENGASFMETKGGQVKKPNYTPEQSFKVADAKFVRSLTRSSGVLQCSKTSIC
- the LOC123881997 gene encoding probable pectate lyase 16, with translation MTFNKLINSIFWCFILLVVMVTFFTTHVSSTKHSKIEGMQMNVIDQCWRLNPEWRKHRQQLAICSVGFVGKMTNNIGNDLIHYKVTDPSDHPLNPRPGTLRYGASRIQGKIWITFQKDMNIKLEKPLLISSFTTIDGRGVNVHIADNACLMIYKATNIIIHGIRVHHCRPQAAGMVMGPNGNIISLGQVDGDAIRLVSASKIWIDHNTLFDCQDGLLDVTRGSTDITISNNWFREQNKVMLLGHDDGFVRDKNMKVTVVYNYFGPNCQQRMPRIRYGYAHVANNLYMGWVQYAIGGNMQPSLKSQANLFIAPTTGNKEVTWRKSSNGIGDMWEFYSVGDAFENGASFMETKGGQVKKLNYSPVQNFKVVDAKFVRSLTRSSGVLQCSKTSIC